The following is a genomic window from Saprospiraceae bacterium.
ATAATATAAAAATACCCATTAATAAAACCTGGAACCCTTTTCCGAAATCTACAAACTCCCAACCCTGATGTCCCAACCAGTACCACCATTCACCCATCAGTCCTAACGGGCCTAAAACCATTCCTGTGAGAGATCCACCAACGAGAATAAAAAGAAGTACAAACAAAGTATTGATTAATCGTAATTGGCCCGCAATTTCCTTTTTGGCCAATATCGGCAAAATAAAAATAGAAGATGCTATCCAGCATGTAGAAATCCAGTACAACGATAACATTAAATGCCAGCTTCTCGAAATAGTGACAGGAAAACTATTATTTATTTCGATACCAAAAAATCCAAGCCAATTGACAAAGTCGTTGAGTGTAATCAGGCCGCTTGATACCTGAATGAAAAATAAAAGAATGGCTACAAAAAAGAATTTAAATGTGGCTTTTTGAGTAGGGGTTGGAGAAAAAGCTTTTACCCTTTCTGCAGAAAATAAATCTTTAGTAGCGGGTTTGAAAAATTTATTGGGAAGTTGATTATACTGACCAATAAAATAAAGTACTATACCACACATCAAAACAAATGCCAACAAGCCCAGTACACTCCATAATATTACAGGAGATGTCGGGGAATTTCCGGCAGATGGGTCAAAAGGCCAATTATGTGTATAACTATATTTGGCTCCCGGCCTTTCTGTTACGCAAACCCATGCTCCCCAAAAGAAAAAAGAACTCAAATCGTTGATTTCCTGAGGGTCTTTGATATATCCGGAAGGAAGAGAACCCGCCGCTCCTTTTTGATTGATGAATATATTAGTATAATAATTTTGCACCTTCTGATGTGCATAGACTTGTGCAGGGGTCAGTAATACTAGGTCGGTAGATTTATCATATCTATTGACCTTAAGTTCCTGCTTTACTTTTTCATTTATTTGCGATATCTCAAACTGATCGGGATTGGTACCTTTTACAGTTTTAAACTCATTACTATAGTATTCAACCATGCCTACATTCATCTGATGTAAAGCTTCAGCGGTAAAATCAGGTCCTCGTTGTGCGCCGTCCCCAAAGAAACTACCATATTCCATCAATGCATATTTATGGAAGACCTCCTGACCTCGTTCAATAGTTTTCTGATCAAAAACCAAATTATTTTTTTCATCATTAAATCCAGCCATCGGTGGGGCATCGATATAAGTTTGAAATCCTATCATACCTACCCCTAATAGACTGATGATAAGTATAAAAGTCAAAGGTGCCCACCAGTTTTTAGTGTTCATTATGTAACTCATACTTGTAGAAGAAGAATGCTGATTGTCCATCTTGATAATTTTAAAGGTTAAAAAATAAATTTGTTTAAATAGAAAAGAAGAGATATAACAAATTCAGGCATCACGCCTTAACGTGATGCCATTATAAGTGAACACTTAAATACGGTTCAAGGGGATTAGTAGCTTTTTATATGATCTTTATTTTTTCCAGGGCAACTTATTTACCGTTCTGCCTATTTCGGTACCATATCTTACGCCCTCTTCAGCATCCATTCTGAAGTGTACACCAAGAGGTACCCGAGACCATGCATTTTCCAAAGCCATGTCATAAAAACTGCTGAAAGTGCGTGGATATCCACTGAATTCCGGCCGGTTTTTATGACAATTATCAGTCATTCCATAGCTGTAACCAAAAACACTCGCAAGGGCTTCAGCTGAAGCGGCTCCAAAAGTAGCGTGTCCTGATGGATATGCCGGAAAAGATGGAGTAATACCTTTATCACCTGTAAGTGGATTATCCAAATTGGGCTTCCAGCTAGGGTCGATAAGCCTGTTAATATAAGTTTGGGGCCTTTCAAGATTATAGTGATATTTTGAATTCCAACAGCCTATGCCTGCATCATGCAGGGCAATACCCACTTTAGCATTGGCGACAATAGCTTGTTCCAGATTTGCTTTTTCATTAATATAAACCTGATCTGCTATGGCTATCCATCTGGATGGCGGACTGAAAGTCAAACCCAATAAATCGTCACTCCAAAACTCTCCTAACCACTCTGTCTGATAAGATAATGATGGGGTGTTTTGGGCCATAACCTCAATAGCCTGAGCGTAAAATCCTGATTTAGTATCTTCACTAAATGGAGCATATGATGTGAAAGGACGACAAATTTTTAAGTCGGCATTTATAGCCATCGTTCTTCCTTTGCCCCAGTATGGAAACATTCCCGCACCAGGCCCGGGATAAGTTGCCCTCCAGTCTCCGTTTTTCTTAAACTTGGTTTCCCATTTATAATCTTCAAAAACATTCTTATATTTGTCAAAAGTAGCTTCATCTGTTTTCATAAATTCCCAGACAGCAGAAGCAACGACCTCACCATGATTTTTAGATCTCAAAAATACTTCCTGATTGGTTTCACTCAGGAATTGTTTTTCATTTTGATCAGACAACGCCTTTATTTTATTATATTGGGAAGGAGCTACATCCGGAAATAACCTGCTTAGTAAATAATTGTTGACAGCGTTCACCACAGTTGGCCAGTGATACTCTTGATTCAGGTTAATATTGGGAAGTTTTAATCCCGGATAAAGATGGGCAAGTGAAGCATACTCGGGCATACCCGCTACTGTTGCTTCATAATTTGCTAGCCCTACGTAACCCAATGAATTGGAAACCGGTCCAGGTCTGTATCCGGCGGCATGTCTTTCAATGTCCAACCATACGCTATTCCATTGATGTACCACCTGATAATCAAACTGATTTACGGTTTTGAATAAAGGGACCTCCTCGTCCGTAATATCTTTTTTGCAGGACGGAAGGATAACTATAGTAACAATGCTGAGAATAAAAAGAATTCGAGAAAAAAATTTTGTTAACATAATACTTTGATTTAGAGAGTTATAAATAATGGACAAATATATCCACTATAAAAATACTTAGGTAATTATTTTCATAAAAAATAAAAATTAAAAAAAATAATATTTCATATACGTATGTAACACATTATAAATTGTTTATATATTTATATATATTAAATATTAATTTTGTTATTTTGTTCTTAGTGGCCCCAATAAAGGCATTTTCAATTCAAATGAAATTTTAACAAAGTGGACCTAAATGAGACTTTTAGCTAAAGAGAGTAGATATTATGTAGGTTTTCATGATCTGACGCATAAAATTCAAAAGCATAAGAGTATTATTTTTGTGCCTTTTAATAACATTTAGTAATAAGCTCTGTGATTGGATTTAAATATAAGATCAGAACCAAAACCATGTTAAAATCCTGATCCCATATACACGGCAACAGATGGCTGATTTTCTGGGATTGCGGGTGGAAACAGTCATCAGGACCCTGATCAAAATGGAAGAAGATGGAAAGGTAGAGATCAGAAGACGTAAATTGTATTATTAAAAATAATGGAACAAAGCAAAAAGGATTTTTTTATCAAAGCGGGCATCATAAATCTCACTATCGTTGCCCTTGTCGGTGCGTTGATGAGGTACAAAATAGGATTTGAGTTTCCTTTTTTCAGCCAAAAAAATTTGCTTCATGCACATTCACATTATGCTTTTTCAGGTTGGGTGACTCATATCCTGTATACATTGATGGTTTTATTTCTTAGAAATCATATAAAAAATCAGACCGTTTATTTTCGTCTGTTGTTGGCCAATCTTCTATGTGCTGCAGGTATGATGATTTCATTTACTTTGCAAGGGTACGGTGCTGTCTCCATCACTTTTTCTACCTTATCTATCGTCATAGGTTATGGTTTTGCTTATCAATACATTAAAGATCTGATGAATATGCCTGACCATCCATCCAAGGATTGGTTTAAGGCTGCATTGCTGTTTAATGTTTTGTCATCACTCGGAACCTTTTATCTGGCATATATGATGGTGACAAAAAACATCAACCAGCATGCTTATCTCGGCTCAGTATATTTTTATCTTCATTTTCAGTATAGCGGATGGTTTTTCTTTGCTATCATCGGACTTATAATGGATAAATTTTCAGAATTTCCTTCTTTTTCATACGACTCAAAGCTGTTTAAAACATTTTTTATAGCCTGTATTCCTGCTTACTTTCTTTCGATACTATGGGCCAAACTCCCTTGGTATTTGTATATACTACCTGTAGCGGCTGTATTACTCCAACTTTGGGGATTGTCCCTGATCGTAAAAAAAGTCATGGCACATCTTGGTCATATAAAAACTACATGGCCGAAATCCGTACAATGGTTGTTAGGATTGGCCTTTTTTGCCTTGATCATAAAACTTTTGCTACAGGCAGGCAGTGTATTTCCTGAAATCAGTAAATTGGCTTTTGGATTCAGATCGATAGTGATTGCATACCTTCATCTGGTATTGCTGGCATTTACCACTTTGTTTTTGTTGGGGTATTTGCTTCTGAATAATTATATCAGTCAAAATAAAGTTGCCGTGATGTCATTGATCGTTTTCAGTATCGGTGTTTTTGCCAATGAGTTGGTACTCATGGTACAAGGCGTAGCTTCTTTTGTATATGTCCTGATACCATATCTCAACGAAACATTATTCGGAATCAGTCTTGTGATGCTATCCAGCCTGCTTTTGCTTCTCTTTTACTACAAAAAAGCTTAGTTTATCTTTACTTTTATGATTGTGCTCATAAATTAACTTTATGATTCTGAATTACTTTGTGGCATTAAATTTTAAAAATCATGACACGAATTATTCAAACCTTTCTTGTAATTGTTGTATTTGCATTTGTATCATGCAAATCATCCTCATCTGAATCCGCTGCACCTGCCGCATCAGAAGTAACGGCTGCTGCGGATGGAGTAGGCCAATCCAATGTAAAAGACGAAGTCTCCAATCCTAACATTGTACAGGTGGCTGTAGGCAGTAAAGATCATACTACCCTGGTGGCAGCTGTCAAAGCAGGTGGACTGGTAGATGCACTGTCCAATGCCGGTCCATTTACAGTATTTGCACCGACCAATGCAGCTTTTGAAAAACTTCCGGCAGGCACCGTAGACGGACTCCTGAAACCTGAAAAGAAGCCTGATCTGGTCAACATTCTGGAATATCACACATATGTAGGTGCACTGAGACCGGACTACTTTCAGGATGGCCAATCGTACGAGCAAGTCAATGGCAAAAAAGTAAATATCACTGTCAAAGATGGAAAAACATCAGTCAACGGCAGTGAAATCGTGGCATCTATCCAGACTTCCAATGGATGGATCCATGTGATCGGTGACGTTTTGTTACCAAAATAATTGATTGTCAGATAAGTCAGAGAAGATTTCATTTTTTCAAAAGCCTTGAGTCATATATTTGTGATTCAAGGCTTTTTAGTTATAATTGGTCTCCTTCAACATATTGATGTCGTGGGCACTTCCGGATCGTAGGTACATGTAAATTGACAACGTTGAATAGTTTTATTTTTGTGAATTTCAGCAAACCATATATAACGTTGAATCTGATATATGTAAAAAAATAGAGAAGCAGAAACATATTCAATAAAAATTTGGAAAACAGATTGATTCTCCTTACTTTTGGCAATAGTAAGGTGACGGACAGAAATACAGTGATGATAAAGCTAATCAAAAACGGAGATAGAGTAGGCAAAGCCGTGTACAAACGTATAATAAACGTTAAATAACGGTTAGAAAATTTACAAATCATTAACAAACATTCGTATATTTATATATTTAATATGAGCAGAAAATCAATGAGTTATGAGTGGGTTTGGTCAAAAGGAGTTTCGCATATTAAATAGTTATAGGGCATTTTAAGACGACACACCAACAATGACAGAAACGACAAAATACATAGGTGGAGAATATAAAGTATTGCAACAATTTGGTGGTGCAATGGGACACGTATTTCTTGTGGAGAAACAAGGTATCGGATTTCCATTTGTTTTAAAAAGCTACCAAGACATTAAACCACATCTTGAAGAACTATTCTTTACCGAAGCGAAAAACTGGACTTCTTTTGGTGTGCATCAAAATATCGTCAAGACACTTTTTGCGGAAAAATTTGACGGAAAAATATTTGTTGCTGCGGAATTTGTTGAAGGCAATGAAAACGGAGAAAACAGACTAACAAATTATATTGGAAAAAATTTACCACTTCATTTAATTATTAAGTGGGCTGTGCAATTTTCGTATGGAATGAACCATTGTCTTGGAAAGGGAATGATAGCCCATTCGGACATCAAACCCGACAATATTCTTATTGATAAAGAATTAAATCTAAAGATAACTGACTTTGGACTTTCAAAATCTTACTTGAATGATGAGAAAGTTGGTGGTGGAACGCCTATGTATTACTCACCAGAACAAATTTTCCGCCCAGACAGCATTGACCATAGAAGCGACATTTATAGTTTTGGAATTGTATTGTATCAGCTAATCACAAAAGGTGCTTATCCTTATGTAATGTCAAGTCCTGACATAAGACAAGTTCATTTAAGTGAACCCGTTAAGACAATCAATCATCCACTTTTTGAAATTTGTAAAAAATGTCTTGAAAAAGACCTTTCTAAACGATACCAGCAATTTCAAGAACTATTCAAGGACTTGGATAAAGTTTCGAAAAGCGAAGGAATAGAAATACCAAAGCAAATTATTACACGAGACGATAAGTTAGAAGAATTATACATTCTCTCTCGTTCTTTGTCAGCAATTGGGGAAAACAAAGAAGCACTTAGGGCAATTGACAAATATTTAAGTCATCAACCTGACCATTATTCAGCTTGGTCTCAAAAAGGACGATTAGAATATGAGTTAGGTAATCTTCAAAATGCTTTAGAAGCAACTAAGAAAGCTGTTTACTTGTATCAATATAGTTCGACAGCATTAAACAATTTAGGTGCAATTTACTTAGAACTTGACAATAATGCAGATGCTAAAACTTGTTTGCTTCGAGCAGTTGAAATCGACCCTGAAAACAGCGGAGCATTAATGAACCTTGCTAACGCATTAGTGGAAACTGGAGATATTAGTGAAGCATCACAATGCATTTTAAAATGCTTTCAGTTAACCCCACAGAAGAAAAGTTTACATACAAATTCAAAAAACTTACTTCCTGCTTTTGTGCAAAATCAGCTATTTGAATTTTCTGCTGACATTTACAAACTGCTACTTACCTATTCGTCATTATCCATTAATGAGCATTTCAATTATGCAATGTGCAACTATCAAATTCACAGGTTTAATGAAGCTGTAAAAAGTTTTGAAATTGTTTTAAGTGCCAATCCGAAAGATGCAACAGCTTTAGTAAATATTTCTAAATCATATTATTTCATAGGCAACGTTGACAAAGCAATATTCTATTCAGACAAATTGATTTCGGAAGAAATTAATCCTGCTCAAGGAATGTCAATGAAAGCACAATATCTTCATCAATCAGGAAGGTTTAATGAAGCAGAGAAATATCTACTGGACATTCTAACGAAATTTCCAATGACAGATTTTTTGTGGCTAACTCTTGGCGACATTTATTCAAAAGAAAAACTTTTCAATAAAGCTTTAAACTGCTACCAAAAAACAAGACAAATTAAAAAACAAAAAGGAGCATCGGACAACGACAAAGATTTAATATATATAGAACAGAAAATCAATGACACAAAGAAAAACGCCCTATAACACGGGTTTGGCAAAAGTGGCGGTTCAGTGCTCCGCAGACACATTTGTGGTTAATCAAAGTTTGGTTCTCCGCATCAACATTTGTGGTGAAAATCGCCACCTTCGCCAAGCCCGAAACCGTTGAACAAACCTAAAAATAAATATATCTAAATATCAGTAAGACAAGTTATTAGGCATGGTATTTGGCCTACCAGGTATAATTAAATAATAATAAAATGATACCTGTACACAACCACCTGAAGGCTTATGAGGAGCGACTGATATTGCTCAATTCACCAGTTAAAACCCGGATTTCTTACCTGACAATATTGAGGAAGTATCTCCAATATTGTAACGATCAAAGCATAGAAGATCCATTTACAGATCCTGCTGTAAAACAATATCTTTTATATAGATACAGTCAAAAAATGGATTGGAAAACCATCAATATGGATTACTCATCCATTAAAAAATACTTTGTTGAAGTACTTCAAAAAGCGTGGAATACCCCGATGTTCCCACGACCCAAAGTAAATAAAGAACTGCCCAATGTCATATCAAAAGAAGAAGTACAAAAGCTCATTTCGCACGTACGCAATCTCAAATACAAAGCCTTATTCATCTTCCTATATGCTACAGGGATGCGCATAAGTGAGGCCTTGGCGGTCAAGGTAAAAGACATTGATTCTGATAGACTACAGATCAAGATAGATAAAGGCAAGGGTCACAAAGACAGATATGTAGATGTACCGATGGAATTGATAGAAATATTAAGACAATATTACAAAATCTACAGACCTACAGACAGACTTTTTTATGGGGAGACAACACAAGATGCACTGCCTGAACGCAACATACAGCATGCCATGAAACGAGCTAAAGAGAAAGCAGGCATCATCCATGATGTGAGCCCACATACATTGCGTCATTGCTACGCTACCCATCATATGGAACATGGAACGAATATTGTATATATACAGAAGATGTTAGGTCACACCAATCTAAAAACGACCTCGATATACCTTCATTTATGTGTAAACTTTCAGAGTCAAAGCATAATCCATCCGATTACAACGATCCAAATCAGTCTGATGGGCCATTCACAGACATAGGATCACTATTTAGAGCGTACAAAGAAGCATATATCCACCTATACAAACCGCAGAAGCACGAGATCAAATTTATCAAAGATGTAAGTAAATGTAAAACACCCGCGATCGGAGGGATAGTGATAAGTTGTAGGAGTGGCAAAAAAGAAGACCTACTTATATAAGTCATGTGGCAATAATCAGTGTCCAAAATGTCAAAGTATAAAACGTATACAATGGCAAGACAAGCTGGCGAGCAAGATGCTTAAATGTCCCTATCAGCACATCATCTTTACCATACCTCACGAGCTAAATTATATAGGAAAAGGCCATCCAAAACTATTGTATGGCGTGCTATTTAAGGCAGCTTGGCTCACCATAGAACGACTGGCAAGAGACCCAGAAAATGTAGGGAGGTACACCCGGAATGACAGCCGTACTGCATACATTTGGCTCAGATCTCAAACAACATATACACCTGCATACCCTGGTCACCTTTGGAGGTGTAAGCAAGGATGGCAAATGGGTATGGCCCAAACGAAAAAATAAAATCGCACCGTATCGCAAAATATGTAGCACCTTCAAAACCATCTTTATCAAAGAGCTGGAAAGTCAGCTGCAGAAAATCGATCCATCGTATTATCAAACAGTAAAAGGTATCATCAATAGTACCAAGAAGTGAGGTGGTGTGTACACAACACGCCACCTACTGCTCATACCAAAGTCATAGAAGAATACCTAGGTCGATACATATGCAGAATAGGAGTAAGTAATAAAAAAATACAGTATGATGAAAAACAACAGATCGTAAAAATGGAATACAATGACTACACAAATCAAAAACCCAATGAAGCAGCGCCTAAAGCGATCAAGCAACTCGACCCCATAGTAGCCATGCGACAAATCATGATACATGTCTTACCTCCCAACTTTCAAAAAGTAAGAACATATGGCATCATGACCAAATCAAAATCCGAAAAATAAAAATAACAATCCCGGCACTCATCAAAGAAAATGGTCAAACCATAAGAACATTGTTTCAGATAGTGAAAGCCTTACTACAAATAACGGAAGACGAAGAAGAGGAAAAAATAAAATGCGTTTCATGTCAATCCACAGATAGTGAGATAGAAATCATAAAACCTGATGCTGAATGGTACGAAAAGCACATTGGCCGAGAAAGTAGAAACAAATCGCCTGCACAAACACCCAAAATAGTACCAATAGACCCTAATGCTTCATCGAGGCCTGAGGTATCTATGGAGACAAAAGTCAAAATCAAGGTCGAACACGCAAAAATCTAATCAAATCTTAGGTTAGGAAGGTAAAACCAAAAGCTATTGCAAAAGATTAATGTCTAAAACTCAAAATTATAGCCCAAAGCCAATAAAAAATAACTACTACAATCAAAGCAAATCCCCATATACGGCTCGTTCAACTTAAATATCTACAAATTCGCTTTGGGTTTTGTGCAATTAATTTATCTTTGTACATGCGAATTCGTAGATATTCCTATGAGTTGTGTGCAATAATAACTAAATAATAATGATACCAAAATTTCTAAATAAATTCGAAACAGAATTGAAAAAATACAAAAGAGAGTTTGTAAAAATAAACGCAAAATCTTTAAATATTTCTGCATTTGAAGATCAATTAGATATAAAAACGAGCAAGTTTTTAGGATTTCCATTTTATCCTAAATCAAAAATATATCCTATAGACAAAAATGGTAAACCAATGTTAATGGCTGCTCAAATAAATTTTGAAGAAATACCACAGCTAATAAATTTTCCCGAAAACGGAATATTGCAATTATTTCTGTCGGGAGCTAATTGGTACGAAGAAGAGTCTAAAATTGTGTATCATACCAAATCTGAAACTGAAAGTGAATTTCTGGAAGACTTTTCATTTATAAATCAAAAAGATTATGAAGATATGCCGATTCTATTTGTTCATGAGTTGAGTTTTGAGATGTCTATTGAAAATGCTGGCTTAACAGATAATCAATTCAAATTTCAATTTGGAGATCAAGATTGGTATGAATTTATAGATCAATTAAGTGAAACTGAACAAAGTGAATTTTATAATTATTTTGATGCTAGTGGCCATAAATTGGGAGGTTACGCTGAGTTTACACAAGATGACCCAAGAGATTATGGAACCAGAAACGAAGATGATATTCAATTAATTCAAATTGATAGTGATGAAAATATTATTTTTGGAGATGTTGGAATTGGACATGTTTTTATTAGTATTGAAAGCTTAATAACTAAAGATTTTGAAAGAGCATATTTTACATGGGATTGTCAATAAATCATGCCTAAAATAATAAAGCACACAACAACGGCTATGATGATAGATTCGCTATCGCTTCATCCATCACATAGCCTAACCGTTGTGTGCAACCCTAAAAGACGACACGACCGACAACAAACGAACAGAAAAATGAAAGACAAAATGCCAACGCTTCTGCAAAATCAAAAGAGCTGCATCCCCACGCTCAAAGCCGACCCAATGCAGCACATTTGCTTTTGCCCCAACGCACCCACCGACATTAGACACGGTTTTACAACAATAACAGGCATTTAAAAATTAACTTTGCCAATTAAAAATTAAGAATAACAGACAACAAATGAGCGAGAATTTAGAATTAGAAAAAACCCTTTGGCAAGCAGCCGACAAACTTCGCAACAATATGGATGCGG
Proteins encoded in this region:
- a CDS encoding cbb3-type cytochrome c oxidase subunit I translates to MDNQHSSSTSMSYIMNTKNWWAPLTFILIISLLGVGMIGFQTYIDAPPMAGFNDEKNNLVFDQKTIERGQEVFHKYALMEYGSFFGDGAQRGPDFTAEALHQMNVGMVEYYSNEFKTVKGTNPDQFEISQINEKVKQELKVNRYDKSTDLVLLTPAQVYAHQKVQNYYTNIFINQKGAAGSLPSGYIKDPQEINDLSSFFFWGAWVCVTERPGAKYSYTHNWPFDPSAGNSPTSPVILWSVLGLLAFVLMCGIVLYFIGQYNQLPNKFFKPATKDLFSAERVKAFSPTPTQKATFKFFFVAILLFFIQVSSGLITLNDFVNWLGFFGIEINNSFPVTISRSWHLMLSLYWISTCWIASSIFILPILAKKEIAGQLRLINTLFVLLFILVGGSLTGMVLGPLGLMGEWWYWLGHQGWEFVDFGKGFQVLLMGIFILWMIVVYRGIKPALIKKEPWNLPNWILYSVIGIPLLFLSGFVAKPETNFVIADFWRWMVIHMWVEAFFEVFITVIVSYLMVLMGLVSRQAAIRVVYFATILFLGTGLLGISHNFYWNAKPVATMALGSVFSTLQFVPLILLTVEAWRFKNMPRLAVGDVEHKNLGNFGFPEVFLFLIAVNFWNFFGAGVLGIIINLPIMNYFEHGTYLTVNHAHAALMGVYGNISLAALIFASRLMIKEQYWNKKVVNFSFWSINVGLMLMVLLDLFPAGSIQFKAVVEQGLWYGRSHEFVDYGFFNSLTWMRGIGASVFFFGGVLPLTWFIVSRIRSLKPTIDTIEQMDPIIEVPKVPEILEPELVQ
- a CDS encoding vanadium-dependent haloperoxidase, with translation MLTKFFSRILFILSIVTIVILPSCKKDITDEEVPLFKTVNQFDYQVVHQWNSVWLDIERHAAGYRPGPVSNSLGYVGLANYEATVAGMPEYASLAHLYPGLKLPNINLNQEYHWPTVVNAVNNYLLSRLFPDVAPSQYNKIKALSDQNEKQFLSETNQEVFLRSKNHGEVVASAVWEFMKTDEATFDKYKNVFEDYKWETKFKKNGDWRATYPGPGAGMFPYWGKGRTMAINADLKICRPFTSYAPFSEDTKSGFYAQAIEVMAQNTPSLSYQTEWLGEFWSDDLLGLTFSPPSRWIAIADQVYINEKANLEQAIVANAKVGIALHDAGIGCWNSKYHYNLERPQTYINRLIDPSWKPNLDNPLTGDKGITPSFPAYPSGHATFGAASAEALASVFGYSYGMTDNCHKNRPEFSGYPRTFSSFYDMALENAWSRVPLGVHFRMDAEEGVRYGTEIGRTVNKLPWKK
- a CDS encoding fasciclin domain-containing protein, coding for MTRIIQTFLVIVVFAFVSCKSSSSESAAPAASEVTAAADGVGQSNVKDEVSNPNIVQVAVGSKDHTTLVAAVKAGGLVDALSNAGPFTVFAPTNAAFEKLPAGTVDGLLKPEKKPDLVNILEYHTYVGALRPDYFQDGQSYEQVNGKKVNITVKDGKTSVNGSEIVASIQTSNGWIHVIGDVLLPK
- a CDS encoding tetratricopeptide repeat protein; this encodes MTETTKYIGGEYKVLQQFGGAMGHVFLVEKQGIGFPFVLKSYQDIKPHLEELFFTEAKNWTSFGVHQNIVKTLFAEKFDGKIFVAAEFVEGNENGENRLTNYIGKNLPLHLIIKWAVQFSYGMNHCLGKGMIAHSDIKPDNILIDKELNLKITDFGLSKSYLNDEKVGGGTPMYYSPEQIFRPDSIDHRSDIYSFGIVLYQLITKGAYPYVMSSPDIRQVHLSEPVKTINHPLFEICKKCLEKDLSKRYQQFQELFKDLDKVSKSEGIEIPKQIITRDDKLEELYILSRSLSAIGENKEALRAIDKYLSHQPDHYSAWSQKGRLEYELGNLQNALEATKKAVYLYQYSSTALNNLGAIYLELDNNADAKTCLLRAVEIDPENSGALMNLANALVETGDISEASQCILKCFQLTPQKKSLHTNSKNLLPAFVQNQLFEFSADIYKLLLTYSSLSINEHFNYAMCNYQIHRFNEAVKSFEIVLSANPKDATALVNISKSYYFIGNVDKAIFYSDKLISEEINPAQGMSMKAQYLHQSGRFNEAEKYLLDILTKFPMTDFLWLTLGDIYSKEKLFNKALNCYQKTRQIKKQKGASDNDKDLIYIEQKINDTKKNAL
- a CDS encoding tyrosine-type recombinase/integrase, with the protein product MIPVHNHLKAYEERLILLNSPVKTRISYLTILRKYLQYCNDQSIEDPFTDPAVKQYLLYRYSQKMDWKTINMDYSSIKKYFVEVLQKAWNTPMFPRPKVNKELPNVISKEEVQKLISHVRNLKYKALFIFLYATGMRISEALAVKVKDIDSDRLQIKIDKGKGHKDRYVDVPMELIEILRQYYKIYRPTDRLFYGETTQDALPERNIQHAMKRAKEKAGIIHDVSPHTLRHCYATHHMEHGTNIVYIQKMLGHTNLKTTSIYLHLCVNFQSQSIIHPITTIQISLMGHSQT
- a CDS encoding transposase zinc-binding domain-containing protein, encoding MAKKKTYLYKSCGNNQCPKCQSIKRIQWQDKLASKMLKCPYQHIIFTIPHELNYIGKGHPKLLYGVLFKAAWLTIERLARDPENVGRYTRNDSRTAYIWLRSQTTYTPAYPGHLWRCKQGWQMGMAQTKK
- a CDS encoding transposase — translated: MRWCVHNTPPTAHTKVIEEYLGRYICRIGVSNKKIQYDEKQQIVKMEYNDYTNQKPNEAAPKAIKQLDPIVAMRQIMIHVLPPNFQKVRTYGIMTKSKSEK
- a CDS encoding DUF1963 domain-containing protein, whose product is MIPKFLNKFETELKKYKREFVKINAKSLNISAFEDQLDIKTSKFLGFPFYPKSKIYPIDKNGKPMLMAAQINFEEIPQLINFPENGILQLFLSGANWYEEESKIVYHTKSETESEFLEDFSFINQKDYEDMPILFVHELSFEMSIENAGLTDNQFKFQFGDQDWYEFIDQLSETEQSEFYNYFDASGHKLGGYAEFTQDDPRDYGTRNEDDIQLIQIDSDENIIFGDVGIGHVFISIESLITKDFERAYFTWDCQ